The genomic window TTCTAATTAGTAATAAGCAAAATTCAGGACATAGAAGATGAGAAACATAGACTCAAATCAATGTTAAAGCTATAGAGTAAATTCATTGTCCAAATAGGACCTCAGCAGCTAAAATAGCTTTTagcaaaaattgaaacttttgcACGAATTCAGAAAGAGGAGATTTACCTCTAAATCTGGGATCAAGATTCGAATCCTCACGATCCATAGGAAACGgaagcaacaaaaacaaagccGAAAGAAACAAAGCGACTGATAAAAGCAGCACGAATAAACATTTGAACCCAACGAAGCTTGAGATCCATTTGCAACACCCACACCGAGCATTCCTCACCGTCGAATCGCCGGTAGCTTCGCCGCCGGCGACACGGAGACTCACATCATCCTCGGTTTTACCCATTGACAAAAGCAAACTAAGGTTTCAAGACATAGCAACAAAGAGAAACCCCACCTTCCTCAGCGGTGGGTACACCCATCATTAGCTTCCACAGCTCAACAAAAGCCCTAATTCACCAGATTGAGAACGTGATAGCTACCAAATTCgcagaaaatgaagaaatttcaCCTTCGAATATTTGAAATCGGAATCGAGGTTTTTGCTCTTTAATTCCTTACCCAAAACATGGCTTTGATatttaaaacacacacacaaaaaaacgcAAAACGAAGAGAGTGAAGTGAATTTTTCCGATTTCAGATTataagaatgttttttttttaatatatatagaaaatggcacaaaaataaaaataagaaagggATTTGGTTTTTTGTAAGGGTTTTCTATTTACGCTCAACTGAATTTaattttcacatatatacTTTCTTAACTTCACTATCATTTTCCTTAAGATTTATCTTAATTATGATCATTGCAAATTTTATACACCTTGGAAACTTTAAATAATATGGTTGGTCGTTTTGGGTAAGACCACCGACAGAAGAGTGCTCGAACTACCGTCACCGAATGGAtaaattcaagaaaattatcaaatttttaagaaaataatgagaaaatataatatcaaggttgataaacaatatttttcataCATTAATAAGACTACAAAACCCTTTTGTACATGccaatatattgaaaaaagcAACATTTTAtcatggaaaaataaaatatcatcatATACTACGTACATGCACATGGATTGATTCAAAAGCTAGCATCTCAATGGAAAGGTGATGATCCATTATGGTTTGAGGCCAAACCAGAGGACCTGAACGGCCACAGATGCCACAATGGATTTTTCCGGCTATTATTTCGGTCTTGTGGAAGTTCTTTGCGGCAGACGGGGCAAGTATTACGCTGGACTAACCACGGGAGTATACATTCAGAATGGTAGATATGTTTACACGGCATTTTTCTTGCATCTGATCCGATTTCAAACTGGTCTTGGCAAACCGGACAATAGGGATCTAAACCGAGATGCTTCTGCCTGATTTTGATCTTTTGCAATGAGTTAATCGCGGCTAGTGATGCTGGAGGAGGACCACGACGGTCTTGTAGTGCTGGGAGCCGGTTAAACAACTCTTCAAAACTTAGTTGTTCTCCTATAACCGATCTTCTGTTGTTGCGACGGTTACGAGCTTCTTCGTAGGCTAATCCGAATAAATCAAAAGGGCTTAGTTCAACATTCTCATATAGCCTTTCAAGAAAGGTGTTACCACAGTAAATGCAAGCTCCTTCTCTTCTGCCTTCTCCTTGAAGATGGATTCCTCGTCTACAAGTATGACACCAATGTGTATTTTTCCGCCTAGTCGTAGTCATGGATctgcaaaaaggaaaaacgaTTTTTTCTCGTCAAACCATTGTCAAGGACCttttagaaaaaagattaaaataacTCATCGTTTGTAACTCTACTGGTGACTAAGTAACATAAATTCCGGACGGAACAAGGCTTCAAGATCACAAGCCAACGAATTTCAAAGTTGGAAAATGAACTAAATTCGAAGAGATATTATGAGTTAAAAGTCCGAAactgttttgttatattaatttaaaataggTTTTACAATTTTAGATATATAAGCCCTAAACAACTTTCACAAATCCAAAATGGATACACTAGAAGCACAATTTGAAAGATACATAAAACACTGAACCCTTACAAACACATGACAAGAAATCGATTAAAAGGCCTTTAGATTCAAATCAAACGCAAATGACGTAGAAACAAATAGTCAAATACAAGTAGTGTTTAAGCTCCATAGCTTAATCTTTGACCCCGTGATCTTGCTTTTGCATAGTAGCTATTTTTGTAGAACCAAAATTATGCAGAAATTTTTACactgaaccaaaacaaaaatatgcaGAAACAAGATCATGCATGGGTTttaacattaaaccaaaaaaagatcatGAATGAGTCAAAGATTAAGCTATGGAGCATAAACGATAACATGTGATCGGTGGAAACAAAACGAATCATGCAAGTATGGCTTACCGGAGTTAAAATGGATTGATCCGACAAACTTGTGAATCTCCAAGTGCTGaaagaatatttaaaatagaagaaaaggaaacttttggaagaagagaagtctTTAACGCAACTGAAAATAGAGTCGAGGATGATATCGACGACGAAACTTCAAAAGACAGCTTCAACAACGGGAACATGTGGCTGAAGCTTAACAAAAGAGTCAAAGCACGAAACTAACgagaaatttaatgaaaaaaatacaaaaataataatttaatactagtactaattaaaaaatagtgCTAAACATCTGTGGGACTATGAACAATGCTTTTTAAAACGACATAATTGCGACACCAAAAACGCGTTTATTTAGATTACCTTTCAAGTAATTCACGTGATAAATGTAATTATCCATAACTTTGAAAAATGAGTACCCCATTGTTGGTATCAGGACATGTGTAATGTGTTAATAATTTACTATTACAGTATGCTCTGAATGTAATGTTGATAacataactttaaaaaaacgAATATCCCATCTTTATACTAGCTAGGCCATGTGACGTGTTTTTCATCAAGGGTCATTATGTCATATAGGACGACACATGTATAGTCTAGTTATTACTAATTTACTATTAACTAAATAATCATTCAGTTAATCATAAGCCTATATCTTTagaattaatatatatattgacaaattcaatattttactTAAATAAAACAGATGAGTTATCAAGATAAATGATCAAAActattaccatttttttttataacctAAGTTTTTTAATGTCGACATAAATTTCTGGCTTTTTAAAATTCTAGGGTCTTCTTCTCTTGCCCTCTTTTAATTGGCTCaagctctgtttctttaaGTTTTCTCGGGAAAGTTCTTGTGGACTTTCTGCAGAAACTTTTGTCAGATTCTCAGGCGAATTTTATTTCCTGCagagaaacttaaaaaaaaaaaaaactacacaACTAGTACTATATTGATTCGTATTCAAAAAcctaaattcaaatttaattagggttttgcaGATCGAGGAATTCGGATTCCGGAATCGATTTTCCCTCGCCGTTTCGTGATGGCGAAGATGAGACCATCTGTTTCGTTGGATACTTGGAGAGAGTATTTCCGGCGAGGAGattctgatatttttggtATCATTGATCATGCGATTATGGTAGCTGCTGCAGATTGGCCAAAGGAGTTTAAATCCAGGAGTGATAGAATTGCtgagcttctcttctcttgtaaaGTGAGTCGCTGCATTGGTTGTGACCACCTTGAGCTCTCGATAGCTGGAGACGAAGCGGCGGTGGAGATAGTTGGAGTTGGCGGCGGCGGTGATAGGGGTGATTCTGGTGTTGCGACGGGTGAAGGTGAAGAGGCGTCTGTGAGTGTTGATGAGGTTATGAGGATCAGAGATATCTTGTCGAACAAAGACGATGAGGTTTTTAGTCTCTTTGCTTGGATTACATTAAAACTTGTGCTAATTCATTGGTTAAATTTGGAATCTTTGTGTTGattgttgagtttttggtttctgtcaTCTTTTTTGCAGAAAGATTCTGTGTTACTCGAATCTCTGAGAAAGCTTGAGTCAATGTCTATGAGTGTGGACATTCttaaggtttgtttttttggtgttgttttgATATTGTATGATTTGGTGTAGTGGAAGTTGCTTATTCTGATGGAGCTTTTCGAGGCTGTGGAGTGATTTAAGTGTTTACGTTCTTGCAGGATACTGAAATTGGAAAGGCTGTTAATGGTCTGAGGAGACATAGTTCCGATAAGATTAGCAAACTTGCAAAGACTCTTTTCGCGTATGAGTTTCATCATTCTCATTGTGTGCTTAGTTTCATTTGTTCTCATACTCTCGCATCTGTGATGTGAATTAAACTTTGGCAAAATGttccaaaaaaattgaacctCCACGGTTTGATTTAGATGCAAACCAGTTGCCTTGTAGGATGTCTCAAATTGTAAAATGTCATTATAAAAGCCTTGGTTGATCATTAGGGAGCTGCTCTTGTGTTAGCTCAATACTTAGAACATTTTACTCTTCCTTACTTTCTGGCTCCCGAGTATAAAGattgtgtttttatatatgGGATGCACAGAGAGTGGAAGAGGCTGGTGGACCAGTGGATGAACACCCCAGAGGAAATGGCTGGTAAATAGCTCTCTCCTCCTGTTCCGTAGTCAGTGCGAGCAGGTTTTGGTCTAGATTTATAGTAATTGGGTCTTGCAGGCACTGAAGGGACGCCAGAGTCTCTAAACCTTTCAgtaattgatgaagaagaagccttTCCTTCTCCTCCACATGATTTAGATATCTATGCACCTGAACCTAATGGGTTTGAACTTTCTCAGGTCTATTAACATTTTTCCCTCtcatcatattttatttctgGCATAGACGAAATGTTATCCTGACAAGTTTCCTCCCTCGTCCTTGTTTCATAATGTCTTGGGTCACTTGAAGATCTTAGATTGTTTGGACTGCGATGGAAGTGAGTTAGTATACTCTTTGGTACTCTGTTCTCTACTTGAAAGTTTTCCTATATTTTGACACTCATGGTGGCCACTGTTTTCAGATCCTCGTCACAGTGTGGAGTCcaaacatgaaagaaaatcGCAAAGTAGTGCGGGGAGGAGACCCAAGGGAACAAATGATGCAAATGTGGTTGGGAGGTACTGCAATGATCAACAGACgaggagagaagaagctgatGTTAGACCTATGAAGCACTCAGCCACAGATGTTGTCGAGCCTAAAAGACAAACAAAGCAAAGTAGAGAACAAATGGTATCCGCAATCCAACGAAAACCAACTGCTGTTACTGAGCAAAAGCGGAAACTTGCTGGACCTCAACAAGATGTGAGTGTTTGAGTTAATAAAGCCGTGGTGTTTGATTAttaatctgttttgtttctaataGCAAGTGTTCTTGTCTTTGTTCAGAAACTCAAAGCTCTGGATCCAGACTCAAAGTTTGAGTTTGCAAAGCGGAAACTCCAAGAGAGCTACCACCAACATGAGAATGGTTAGTCAAATCGTCTTAAGAGATTTCAATATTTCCACTATTACAATACACCTAATTCTTAATGACccatttgtttttgaacaGCTAAGAGACAGAGGACGATACAAGTACTGGAAACTATCCCAAAGCAAAATAAAGTTCAGAAACCGCAACTCAAGAGACCCGCCACACGAAGATAGTCCATTTTTTCCTTCGGATGATCTATACAATTACTACGACCATTCAGAGGCGTTAATATACAACAAAAGTGCATTGACAGATCCAACATAAACTTCTTAGGATGCTCTATTCTTTTGTCCCAGTATTTATTGGTACTTCTGGTCCAGTGAATTCCCGGTTTGGTCCGGTTTTGTGACAATAGAACCTCATAATTGTGACAAGGGAAAATccctttttcactttcttcatgtttcattatgaaaataaaaaagaaaattattaggACAAAAGGGCTTCTCGTATTTGACCATCCCTAAACCTAACTTGCGAGGCAAGCAAACTTTTTAAATCTGTTTATAcaaagattttgtaatttttaatatcaCTTATGAGGTGAAATATAACAGAGTGATAAATTCCTAGGGTTACGAGTTACCTTCCCTCATCCTCAATCTCGCGAATCCTCGTGATAGTTCCTCCCAATTCTCAAGGTACCTACTTCAATTTTCCTtgttgtaaattttgttttcctagTGCTAGTTATCGATAAACCTGATGGGTTAAACGTTGAGCTGTTAAGAATTCTGGCCTAGATTTTGTACGTCGGGGATACAACCGAAAGTCTTTGATTGGAAATCGAAAAGCCCTAATTTTGTGGCCTTTATTGATAAACATAAGTGAGAGCATAGGTTTGGTAAAACAATGGTCTCTGTTTGCATTGCATAGAATTGAAATTTAGCTGCATATGTAGACATGATGAGTTGATGATTGATATTCCTGTATATTTTGGACTCGTACTTGTGCAGATAGATAAAGCAGAGATGGTGGATGAGATGATGATTTTCAAGAAGATGAGTGTCCTTCTAACTGAAAAGGATTTTGTTGATGCCATCGTATCTGTTTCTCTCAAGGACCTTACGAGATCACTCTTTGTCAGGTTCGAGGCCAAGGCTTGCCCTAAGTTTGACCTTATCCATAAGACTTCCGTCGAGACGGTTAGGTGCGTAGGGAAAACCTTTATGCATATGCTCTCTAAGGTTTCTAGAGAGTTTCCTCCCCGCAATCGAACTCATCCCGGTGGCCTCCTCTATCAGCGATTTGATCCTACTCACTTGTCTCTTGCTCGCCAACAAGTTGCTATATGCAAGGAAACTGATTCACAGTATCCGCATGAGATTGTGATTCACTGGACAAGTGCAAGCGCCTGAAAGTGGATGCTCTTGGTTACATGTTTACTATTGCAATGAGATGCGCCCCTAGTTTGGCTTATCTCGAAAAGTTCAGGCAGTACATGGCTCAGGCGAATGAGAAGAATCTGGAAGATGAGACTGCTGCTACTCTGACGAACAAGAAGCATGTCGCCCTCTTGGCTGAGGAAGACTGCACAGTCCTTTGCACCCCTCGCTTTGAGTTTCAAAATGTTGCCGACTTTGTTCTTCCAGAAACTTTGCGTTGGCTTGACGAGTTGGAGCTTCAAGCCAGCTTCAAGCTCCAAGCTAATCAACTGGACTCTGCAAAACTTGCCCGCACTCGCAAGAAGCACCACATGGTGTATTATTCTCGCTTATATATCAATCTGTTGAAGAATCAATGTCTCTCGGTTATTTTATTCTATATCTATCTAGTCTTTGATATTGTCGACATTTGTTTCTTCAGGTCCAATAACATGAAGAATCTCTCTAAAATTTAGTCTTGATTGAgctaaaatatatagttatactTCATGATACAATGCCTTGGAACTTCAAGTCCACGTCTTGTTGTTGTGACCCTCCAAAAGCATTCCCTAGAAACTTTGCAACAATAGATATGAATTCATCTGGTTTTTCCTCTTGAGGAAGATGACCACATTTCTTAATTACTTCGAACACTGATCCCGGTATGGCTCGTGCCAGCCTCTCTGCGTTCCATGCTGGCACAATACGGTCCGTATCTCCCGTCACAATCAGAACTATTAGAAACATGAAGATAGTATGATGTCATTGGTTCAGAGTTCAGACATACAATGCACAATATTTGGTTCCAATTTCTAATTCATTGTCAGAATCTT from Arabidopsis thaliana chromosome 3, partial sequence includes these protein-coding regions:
- a CDS encoding RING/U-box superfamily protein (RING/U-box superfamily protein; FUNCTIONS IN: zinc ion binding; INVOLVED IN: biological_process unknown; LOCATED IN: cellular_component unknown; CONTAINS InterPro DOMAIN/s: Zinc finger, RING-type (InterPro:IPR001841), Zinc finger, C3HC4 RING-type (InterPro:IPR018957); BEST Arabidopsis thaliana protein match is: RING-H2 finger C1A (TAIR:AT2G40830.3); Has 35333 Blast hits to 34131 proteins in 2444 species: Archae - 798; Bacteria - 22429; Metazoa - 974; Fungi - 991; Plants - 531; Viruses - 0; Other Eukaryotes - 9610 (source: NCBI BLink).), with product MTTTRRKNTHWCHTCRRGIHLQGEGRREGACIYCGNTFLERLYENVELSPFDLFGLAYEEARNRRNNRRSVIGEQLSFEELFNRLPALQDRRGPPPASLAAINSLQKIKIRQKHLGLDPYCPVCQDQFEIGSDARKMPCKHIYHSECILPWLVQRNTCPVCRKELPQDRNNSRKNPLWHLWPFRSSGLASNHNGSSPFH
- a CDS encoding Transcription elongation factor (TFIIS) family protein (Transcription elongation factor (TFIIS) family protein; FUNCTIONS IN: transcription regulator activity, DNA binding; INVOLVED IN: transcription; LOCATED IN: nucleus; CONTAINS InterPro DOMAIN/s: Transcription factor IIS, N-terminal (InterPro:IPR017923), Transcription elongation factor, TFIIS/CRSP70, N-terminal, sub-type (InterPro:IPR003617), Transcription elongation factor, TFIIS/elongin A/CRSP70, N-terminal (InterPro:IPR010990); BEST Arabidopsis thaliana protein match is: Transcription elongation factor (TFIIS) family protein (TAIR:AT5G05140.1).); amino-acid sequence: MAKMRPSVSLDTWREYFRRGDSDIFGIIDHAIMVAAADWPKEFKSRSDRIAELLFSCKVSRCIGCDHLELSIAGDEAAVEIVGVGGGGDRGDSGVATGEGEEASVSVDEVMRIRDILSNKDDEKDSVLLESLRKLESMSMSVDILKDTEIGKAVNGLRRHSSDKISKLAKTLFAEWKRLVDQWMNTPEEMAGTEGTPESLNLSVIDEEEAFPSPPHDLDIYAPEPNGFELSQILDCLDCDGNPRHSVESKHERKSQSSAGRRPKGTNDANVVGRYCNDQQTRREEADVRPMKHSATDVVEPKRQTKQSREQMVSAIQRKPTAVTEQKRKLAGPQQDKLKALDPDSKFEFAKRKLQESYHQHENAKRQRTIQVLETIPKQNKVQKPQLKRPATRRYIYWYFWSSEFPGYELPSLILNLANPRDSSSQFSRHDELMIDIPVYFGLVLVQIDKAEMVDEMMIFKKMSVLLTEKDFVDAIVSVSLKDLTRSLFVRFEAKACPKFDLIHKTSVETVRCVGKTFMHMLSKVSREFPPRNRTHPGGLLYQRFDPTHLSLARQQVAICKETDSQYPHEIVIHWTSASA
- a CDS encoding Transcription elongation factor (TFIIS) family protein (Transcription elongation factor (TFIIS) family protein; FUNCTIONS IN: transcription regulator activity, DNA binding; INVOLVED IN: transcription; LOCATED IN: nucleus; CONTAINS InterPro DOMAIN/s: Transcription elongation factor, TFIIS/CRSP70, N-terminal, sub-type (InterPro:IPR003617), Transcription factor IIS, N-terminal (InterPro:IPR017923), Transcription elongation factor, TFIIS/elongin A/CRSP70, N-terminal (InterPro:IPR010990); BEST Arabidopsis thaliana protein match is: Transcription elongation factor (TFIIS) family protein (TAIR:AT5G05140.1); Has 30201 Blast hits to 17322 proteins in 780 species: Archae - 12; Bacteria - 1396; Metazoa - 17338; Fungi - 3422; Plants - 5037; Viruses - 0; Other Eukaryotes - 2996 (source: NCBI BLink).) produces the protein MAKMRPSVSLDTWREYFRRGDSDIFGIIDHAIMVAAADWPKEFKSRSDRIAELLFSCKVSRCIGCDHLELSIAGDEAAVEIVGVGGGGDRGDSGVATGEGEEASVSVDEVMRIRDILSNKDDEKDSVLLESLRKLESMSMSVDILKDTEIGKAVNGLRRHSSDKISKLAKTLFAEWKRLVDQWMNTPEEMAGTEGTPESLNLSVIDEEEAFPSPPHDLDIYAPEPNGFELSQILDCLDCDGNPRHSVESKHERKSQSSAGRRPKGTNDANVVGRYCNDQQTRREEADVRPMKHSATDVVEPKRQTKQSREQMVSAIQRKPTAVTEQKRKLAGPQQDKLKALDPDSKFEFAKRKLQESYHQHENAKRQRTIQVLETIPKQNKVQKPQLKRPATRR